A portion of the Streptomyces sp. NBC_01335 genome contains these proteins:
- a CDS encoding MbtH family protein: MTNPFDDESGRFVALVNDEGQYSLWPARMEIPGGWRAVGPEGSRQECLDAIEAAWTDMRPAGLVRAMEAAAE; the protein is encoded by the coding sequence GTGACCAATCCTTTCGACGACGAGTCGGGACGGTTCGTGGCGCTGGTCAACGACGAGGGTCAGTACTCGCTGTGGCCCGCGCGGATGGAGATCCCGGGCGGCTGGCGTGCCGTCGGCCCGGAGGGGTCGCGTCAGGAGTGTCTGGACGCGATCGAGGCCGCCTGGACCGACATGCGGCCCGCGGGCCTGGTGAGGGCGATGGAGGCGGCGGCCGAGTAG
- a CDS encoding amidohydrolase translates to MPVGGLVPSATENAADLIVRNAKIHTGDPGRPQAGALAIRDGVITVVGDDNDVAPFVGPATRVVDALGRRMIPGLNDSHLHVIRGGLNYVLELRWDGVRTLREGLAMLREQAARTPKGQWVRVVGGWSAEQFAERRLPTVAELNAAAPDTPVFVLHLYQSAVLNRAALKAAGHTRDTPDPKGGQIVRGRDGEPTGMLLAAPSALILYSTLAKAPVLEGEDKKISTLHFLRELNRFGLTSAIDAAGGFQNFPENYSTVAELAEEGRLSLRIAYHLFPQTAGQEIADLTRWIGMTRTEDGDEWLRLNGAGENLTWAAADFENFAQPRPEHSPDYEVEFEKAVRLLMENGWGFRLHATYDETIRRDLAVFEKLAAEGLFPAGNRWLFDHAETVSTDSLDRVAALGGAMSVQNRLSFQGEAFLRRYGPGVAADAPPVRAMLERGLTVGAGTDATRVSTYNPWIALHWLVTGRTVGDLVLRPPLNRVDRATALAMFTRAGAELTGEQDVKGVLRPGCFGDLAVLSEDYFDVPDQDIAHIESLLTVVGGRIVWATAEYEGLDEELPPVSPEWSPVTRFGGYQAAPRTGPSGARQAELLGQAVAESEQHRQWRARRGLAPETDSPVFDPCFSL, encoded by the coding sequence ATGCCGGTCGGAGGGCTGGTCCCCAGCGCCACCGAAAACGCTGCGGACCTCATCGTCCGCAACGCGAAGATCCACACCGGCGACCCGGGTCGCCCGCAGGCCGGGGCCCTGGCGATCCGCGACGGCGTCATCACGGTCGTCGGCGACGACAACGACGTGGCGCCTTTCGTCGGCCCGGCCACGCGGGTGGTCGACGCGCTCGGCCGCCGGATGATCCCCGGCCTCAACGACTCCCACCTGCACGTGATCCGGGGCGGGCTCAACTATGTGCTGGAACTCCGCTGGGACGGTGTCCGTACCCTGCGCGAGGGCCTGGCGATGCTCCGGGAGCAGGCGGCCCGGACTCCGAAGGGCCAGTGGGTGCGGGTGGTCGGCGGCTGGTCGGCCGAGCAGTTCGCCGAGCGGCGGCTGCCGACCGTCGCGGAGCTGAACGCCGCCGCGCCGGACACCCCGGTGTTCGTGCTGCACCTGTACCAGTCGGCGGTGCTCAACCGGGCGGCGCTCAAGGCGGCCGGGCACACCAGGGACACCCCCGATCCGAAGGGCGGGCAGATCGTCCGCGGCCGGGACGGCGAGCCCACGGGCATGCTGCTGGCCGCGCCGAGCGCGCTGATCCTCTACTCGACGCTGGCCAAGGCGCCGGTGCTGGAGGGCGAGGACAAGAAGATCTCCACCCTTCACTTCCTGCGGGAGCTGAACAGGTTCGGCCTCACCTCGGCGATCGACGCCGCCGGCGGGTTCCAGAATTTCCCGGAGAACTACAGCACCGTCGCCGAACTGGCCGAGGAAGGCCGGTTGTCGCTGCGGATCGCCTATCACCTTTTCCCGCAGACCGCGGGCCAGGAAATCGCCGACCTCACGCGCTGGATCGGGATGACGCGTACCGAGGACGGGGACGAATGGCTGCGCCTCAACGGCGCGGGCGAGAATCTCACCTGGGCTGCGGCGGATTTCGAGAATTTCGCCCAGCCGCGTCCTGAGCATTCCCCGGACTACGAGGTCGAGTTCGAGAAGGCCGTGCGTCTCCTCATGGAGAACGGCTGGGGATTCCGGCTGCACGCCACGTACGACGAGACGATCCGCCGGGACCTCGCGGTGTTCGAGAAGCTTGCCGCCGAGGGCCTCTTCCCGGCAGGGAACCGGTGGCTCTTCGACCACGCGGAGACCGTCTCGACGGACAGCCTCGACCGGGTCGCCGCGCTGGGCGGCGCCATGTCCGTACAGAACCGGCTGTCGTTCCAGGGCGAGGCGTTCCTGCGCCGCTACGGTCCCGGCGTCGCCGCGGACGCCCCTCCGGTGCGGGCCATGCTGGAGCGTGGGCTGACCGTCGGTGCCGGTACCGACGCCACCCGGGTCTCCACGTACAACCCGTGGATCGCCCTGCACTGGCTGGTCACCGGCCGCACCGTCGGCGACCTGGTGCTGCGTCCGCCGCTGAACCGTGTCGACCGGGCGACGGCGCTGGCCATGTTCACCCGGGCGGGCGCGGAGCTGACGGGCGAGCAGGACGTCAAGGGCGTGCTGCGGCCGGGCTGCTTCGGTGACCTCGCGGTCCTCTCGGAGGACTACTTCGACGTGCCCGACCAGGACATCGCGCACATCGAGTCGCTGCTGACCGTCGTCGGCGGCCGGATCGTCTGGGCCACCGCCGAGTACGAGGGCCTGGACGAGGAGTTGCCGCCGGTCAGCCCGGAGTGGAGCCCGGTCACCCGGTTCGGCGGCTACCAGGCCGCGCCGCGCACGGGTCCGTCGGGCGCCCGCCAGGCCGAGCTGCTCGGTCAGGCCGTCGCCGAGTCCGAGCAGCACCGCCAGTGGCGCGCCCGGCGCGGTCTGGCTCCCGAGACGGACAGCCCGGTCTTCGACCCCTGCTTCTCACTCTGA
- a CDS encoding alpha/beta fold hydrolase, protein MSPSAGPTVVLIHGAFADASSWSPVIERLQQEGLPALAPALPLRGLASDAAYIRSVLDSIPGPVVLVGHSYGGSVISIAASGAPQVKALVYIAAFVPDIGESALELTGKFPGSTLGEATRTQSYPLPGGGQGEELIIEQHLFEGQFAAGVPAATARVMAVGQRPIALAALQGKATAAAWKEIPSWYLVATEDRNIPPAAEEWMAERAGAHTVSVSAPHAVSVSDPGPVTDLILRAVRSTG, encoded by the coding sequence ATGTCCCCCTCGGCCGGCCCCACCGTCGTCCTGATCCACGGCGCCTTCGCCGACGCCTCCAGCTGGAGTCCGGTGATCGAACGCCTCCAACAGGAGGGCCTTCCCGCCCTGGCACCCGCACTGCCGCTGCGCGGACTGGCGAGCGACGCCGCCTACATCCGCAGCGTGCTGGACAGCATCCCGGGCCCCGTCGTGCTCGTGGGCCACTCGTACGGCGGCTCCGTCATCAGCATCGCCGCCTCCGGCGCCCCGCAGGTCAAGGCCCTCGTCTACATCGCGGCCTTCGTACCCGACATCGGCGAGAGCGCGCTGGAACTCACCGGGAAGTTCCCCGGCAGCACCCTGGGCGAGGCGACCAGAACCCAGTCCTACCCGCTTCCCGGTGGCGGTCAGGGCGAGGAGCTGATCATCGAACAGCACCTTTTCGAGGGGCAGTTCGCGGCCGGAGTGCCTGCCGCGACCGCCCGGGTGATGGCCGTGGGCCAGCGCCCGATCGCCCTCGCCGCGCTCCAGGGCAAGGCCACCGCGGCCGCCTGGAAGGAGATCCCCAGCTGGTACCTCGTGGCCACCGAGGACCGGAACATCCCGCCGGCCGCCGAGGAATGGATGGCCGAGCGGGCCGGCGCCCACACGGTCAGTGTCAGCGCACCGCACGCGGTCTCCGTGAGCGACCCCGGCCCCGTGACCGACCTGATCCTGCGCGCCGTCCGCTCGACCGGCTGA
- a CDS encoding Dps family protein, protein MTNPSPSVSSSQPWLHQKGEVIQEFGTVKQFPIGLTYEARMYSCQRLNKVLADTQILYGLYKKHHWLMRGATFYQLHLVLDKHAGEQLELVDTIAERVQSLGGVAVGDPRHVAEITSIPRPPDGVEEVPAMLSRLLEAHEAILVDAHDAAARTIELGDDGTNDLLVSQVIRTGELQAWFLAEHLVDTPLVRA, encoded by the coding sequence ATGACCAACCCGTCCCCGTCCGTGAGCAGCAGCCAGCCGTGGCTGCACCAGAAGGGCGAAGTGATCCAGGAGTTCGGCACGGTCAAGCAGTTCCCGATCGGCCTCACCTACGAGGCGCGGATGTACTCGTGCCAGCGGCTCAACAAGGTCCTGGCCGACACGCAGATCCTCTACGGGCTCTACAAGAAGCACCACTGGCTGATGCGCGGCGCGACCTTCTACCAACTGCACCTGGTACTGGACAAGCACGCGGGTGAGCAGCTCGAACTCGTCGACACCATCGCCGAACGCGTCCAGTCCCTGGGCGGGGTCGCCGTGGGAGACCCCCGGCACGTCGCCGAGATCACCTCGATCCCGCGGCCCCCGGACGGGGTCGAAGAGGTGCCGGCGATGCTGTCCCGGCTGCTGGAGGCGCACGAGGCGATCCTCGTGGACGCCCACGACGCGGCGGCCCGGACCATCGAACTCGGTGACGACGGCACCAACGACCTGCTGGTCTCGCAGGTCATCCGGACCGGGGAGCTGCAGGCGTGGTTCCTGGCCGAGCACCTGGTCGACACCCCGCTGGTCCGCGCCTGA
- a CDS encoding GNAT family N-acetyltransferase, whose translation MTITYEWRGDFGNAALDALHAEGFGGPADGTDRRSRLERHSLGWVCAREDGSLIGFVNVLWDGGVHAFLLDTVVARNHRSRGVGAALVAAAVEEARAAGCAWLHVDFEEHLRTFYVDVCGFRVTPAGLIAL comes from the coding sequence GTGACGATCACCTACGAGTGGCGGGGCGACTTCGGCAACGCGGCCCTCGACGCACTGCACGCCGAGGGGTTCGGCGGTCCGGCCGACGGGACCGACCGGCGGTCGCGCCTGGAGCGCCACAGCCTGGGCTGGGTCTGCGCGCGGGAGGACGGCTCACTGATCGGGTTCGTCAACGTGCTCTGGGACGGCGGGGTCCACGCCTTCCTGCTGGACACGGTGGTGGCCAGGAACCACCGGTCGCGCGGAGTCGGTGCGGCGCTGGTCGCCGCCGCGGTCGAGGAGGCCCGCGCGGCGGGATGCGCCTGGCTGCACGTCGACTTCGAGGAGCATCTGCGTACGTTCTACGTCGATGTCTGCGGCTTCCGGGTGACCCCGGCGGGGCTGATCGCGCTCTGA